From one Magnolia sinica isolate HGM2019 chromosome 18, MsV1, whole genome shotgun sequence genomic stretch:
- the LOC131232934 gene encoding replication factor C subunit 3-like isoform X2, producing the protein MSSRIPHPSSLPDISKTKRSFPCNSSTYSSSSSYYLWFLPKFRKSSKNLELTEESLSEHNLRQAKKISTTSPYYKGLTDSQLYINRIRKGALSPSRESHATRATATSSISTALVKLGTVCFKGRGSPNAAQDADDALPPRPLPLHMSSPPKVVDSRVSRAMVQTEIVNSMVLEEIEAKGKVRPVDWKPLRKRVSIVPPKGSGGHVQGLQKELTVEKFTWANKYRPMTLKKFICNRDKAELLQNMVAEGECSHLIFEGCPGVGKKTMIWAFLREAFGPNKLETREELKKFELKGEAEASIEVNVRISSKHVEINLSELRGHEKHVIVSLIEESNVTTTECDHTNCRVIVLYQADRLSTDAQHYIRWIMERYKGCNKILFCCSDISRLQPIRPICTHIHLLPPSKEEIVEVLEYIAEQEGVELPHHLAERIAENSKQNLRQAIRSFEATRQLDYPFKEDQVIWTGWEEDIANIAKNIIDEQSPKQLYIIRGKLQNLIEHNVSPEFIFSTLVGELKKRLDDHLHPKIDSLYLEYNEESGRRNTDAARKNVHHFMRIEGN; encoded by the exons ATGTCGAGTCGAATCCCTCACCCTTCCTCACTACCTGATATCTCCAAAACCAAACGCTCCTTCCCATGTAACAGCTCCACAtactcctcttcctcttcctattATCTTTGGTTCCTTCCCAAGTTCCGAAAGAGCTCGAAGAACTTGGAGCTCACCGAAGAGAGCCTCAGCGAGCACAACCTACGGCAGGCGAAGAAGATTTCCACCACCAGCCCCTACTACAAAGGCCTCACTGATTCTCAGCTCTACATCAACCGCATTCGCAAGGGCGCCCTCAGCCCTAGCCGCGAGAGCCATGCGACTCGAGCGACTGCCACCAGCTCCATCTCGACCGCCTTAGTCAAGCTGGGCACTGTCTGTTTTAAAGGGAGGGGATCTCCCAACGCTGCCCAGGATGCTGATGATGCCCTTCCTCCTCGTCCGCTGCCGCTTCACATGTCTTCTCCTCCGAAGGTCGTGGATTCTAGGGTTTCCAGGGCTATGGTGCAGACCGAGATTGTGAATTCTATGGTTTTGGAGGAGATCGAGGCAAAGGGAAAGGTTAGACCGGTCGATTGGAAGCCCTTGAGGAAGAGAGTTTCAATTGTACCGCCGAAGGGAAGTGGCGGCCATGTCCAAGGTTTGCAGAAGGAATTGACTGTGGAGAAGTTCACTTGGGCAAACAAGTACCGACCTATGACTCTTAAGAAATTCATCTGCAACAGAGATAAGGCAGAGTTACTTCAGAACATG GTGGCCGAGGGAGAATGCAGCCATCTCATATTTGAAGGTTGTCCAGGAGTGGGGAAGAAAACCATGATTTGGGCTTTCCTAAGAGAAGCTTTTGGACCCAATAAGTTGGAG ACAAGAGAGGAGTTGAAGAAATTTGAGTTAAAG GGAGAAGCTGAGGCCAGCATTGAAGTAAATGTTAGAATATCTTCTAAACATGTCGAGATCAATCTGTCGGAATTGCGTGGGCATGAGAAGCATGTCATAGTTTCGTTGATAGAAGAATCAAATGTGACAACCACAGAATGCGATCACACTAACTGTCGAG TGATTGTTCTTTACCAGGCAGACAGGCTCTCCACAGATGCCCAACATTATATCCGTTGGATTATGGAGCGATATAAGGGCTGTAATAAGATCTTATTTTGCTGCTCCGATATCTCCAGGCTTCAGCCCATTAGACCTATTTGCACACACATTCACCTTTTACCACCTTCAAAAGAGGAG ATTGTTGAAGTCTTGGAGTACATTGCCGAGCAAGAAGGTGTAGAATTGCCTCATCATCTAGCGGAGAGAATTGCAGAGAACTCCAAACAGAACCTCAGGCAGGCAATTCGGTCATTTGAAGCCACCCGGCAGTTAGA TTATCCATTTAAAGAAGACCAGGTAATATGGACCGGATGGGAGGAGGATATTGCCAACATTGCTAAAAATATTATTGACGAGCAAAGCCCAAAGCA GCTATACATTATTCGTGGCAAGCTTCAGAATCTTATTGAGCACAATGTTTCACCTGAGTTTATATTCAGT ACTttggttggagaattgaagaaGCGTTTGGATGACCACCTCCATCCCAAAATCGATTCCTTATATCTGGAATATAAT GAAGAATCGGGTAGGAGGAATACTGATGCTGCGAGAAAGAATGTTCATCATTTCATGAGGATTGAAG GTAATTGA
- the LOC131232934 gene encoding replication factor C subunit 3-like isoform X1 — MSSRIPHPSSLPDISKTKRSFPCNSSTYSSSSSYYLWFLPKFRKSSKNLELTEESLSEHNLRQAKKISTTSPYYKGLTDSQLYINRIRKGALSPSRESHATRATATSSISTALVKLGTVCFKGRGSPNAAQDADDALPPRPLPLHMSSPPKVVDSRVSRAMVQTEIVNSMVLEEIEAKGKVRPVDWKPLRKRVSIVPPKGSGGHVQGLQKELTVEKFTWANKYRPMTLKKFICNRDKAELLQNMVAEGECSHLIFEGCPGVGKKTMIWAFLREAFGPNKLETREELKKFELKGEAEASIEVNVRISSKHVEINLSELRGHEKHVIVSLIEESNVTTTECDHTNCRVIVLYQADRLSTDAQHYIRWIMERYKGCNKILFCCSDISRLQPIRPICTHIHLLPPSKEEIVEVLEYIAEQEGVELPHHLAERIAENSKQNLRQAIRSFEATRQLDYPFKEDQVIWTGWEEDIANIAKNIIDEQSPKQLYIIRGKLQNLIEHNVSPEFIFSTLVGELKKRLDDHLHPKIDSLYLEYNEESGRRNTDAARKNVHHFMRIEEFTAKFMSFYKPCVEKNSGGLDDFES, encoded by the exons ATGTCGAGTCGAATCCCTCACCCTTCCTCACTACCTGATATCTCCAAAACCAAACGCTCCTTCCCATGTAACAGCTCCACAtactcctcttcctcttcctattATCTTTGGTTCCTTCCCAAGTTCCGAAAGAGCTCGAAGAACTTGGAGCTCACCGAAGAGAGCCTCAGCGAGCACAACCTACGGCAGGCGAAGAAGATTTCCACCACCAGCCCCTACTACAAAGGCCTCACTGATTCTCAGCTCTACATCAACCGCATTCGCAAGGGCGCCCTCAGCCCTAGCCGCGAGAGCCATGCGACTCGAGCGACTGCCACCAGCTCCATCTCGACCGCCTTAGTCAAGCTGGGCACTGTCTGTTTTAAAGGGAGGGGATCTCCCAACGCTGCCCAGGATGCTGATGATGCCCTTCCTCCTCGTCCGCTGCCGCTTCACATGTCTTCTCCTCCGAAGGTCGTGGATTCTAGGGTTTCCAGGGCTATGGTGCAGACCGAGATTGTGAATTCTATGGTTTTGGAGGAGATCGAGGCAAAGGGAAAGGTTAGACCGGTCGATTGGAAGCCCTTGAGGAAGAGAGTTTCAATTGTACCGCCGAAGGGAAGTGGCGGCCATGTCCAAGGTTTGCAGAAGGAATTGACTGTGGAGAAGTTCACTTGGGCAAACAAGTACCGACCTATGACTCTTAAGAAATTCATCTGCAACAGAGATAAGGCAGAGTTACTTCAGAACATG GTGGCCGAGGGAGAATGCAGCCATCTCATATTTGAAGGTTGTCCAGGAGTGGGGAAGAAAACCATGATTTGGGCTTTCCTAAGAGAAGCTTTTGGACCCAATAAGTTGGAG ACAAGAGAGGAGTTGAAGAAATTTGAGTTAAAG GGAGAAGCTGAGGCCAGCATTGAAGTAAATGTTAGAATATCTTCTAAACATGTCGAGATCAATCTGTCGGAATTGCGTGGGCATGAGAAGCATGTCATAGTTTCGTTGATAGAAGAATCAAATGTGACAACCACAGAATGCGATCACACTAACTGTCGAG TGATTGTTCTTTACCAGGCAGACAGGCTCTCCACAGATGCCCAACATTATATCCGTTGGATTATGGAGCGATATAAGGGCTGTAATAAGATCTTATTTTGCTGCTCCGATATCTCCAGGCTTCAGCCCATTAGACCTATTTGCACACACATTCACCTTTTACCACCTTCAAAAGAGGAG ATTGTTGAAGTCTTGGAGTACATTGCCGAGCAAGAAGGTGTAGAATTGCCTCATCATCTAGCGGAGAGAATTGCAGAGAACTCCAAACAGAACCTCAGGCAGGCAATTCGGTCATTTGAAGCCACCCGGCAGTTAGA TTATCCATTTAAAGAAGACCAGGTAATATGGACCGGATGGGAGGAGGATATTGCCAACATTGCTAAAAATATTATTGACGAGCAAAGCCCAAAGCA GCTATACATTATTCGTGGCAAGCTTCAGAATCTTATTGAGCACAATGTTTCACCTGAGTTTATATTCAGT ACTttggttggagaattgaagaaGCGTTTGGATGACCACCTCCATCCCAAAATCGATTCCTTATATCTGGAATATAAT GAAGAATCGGGTAGGAGGAATACTGATGCTGCGAGAAAGAATGTTCATCATTTCATGAGGATTGAAG AATTTACAGCGAAGTTCATGAGCTTCTATAAGCCCTGCGTGGAGAAGAACAGTGGAGGACTGGATGATTTTGAAAGTTAG
- the LOC131233719 gene encoding RING-H2 finger protein ATL29-like, producing MLPTDSVNHHPPESFNPLAEDDRRSLPIILTLILLVFFLLGFFSIYLCRYIMENLASLRPSPPSPRGLDPSIISSFPTFTYSSLKNLHHGNANLECAVCLSEFSDDDVLRQLTGCNHAFHSECIDLWFETQATCPICRRDLDRHEKPEEVSIPMTETDGRDEESHQHENSSKEEDGRGDGDDVELVVEQLLRSHSTGHSLVHREENGRFRLSDERRSPMGSRSSAILADMDARVGTVRVL from the coding sequence ATGCTACCGACGGATTCCGTCAACCACCACCCACCTGAATCTTTCAACCCATTGGCGGAGGACGACCGGCGGTCTCTCCCCATCATCCTCACCCTCATACTCCTCGTCTTCttcctccttggcttcttctcCATCTACCTTTGCCGCTATATCATGGAAAACCTGGCCAGCCTCCGCCCGTCGCCGCCCTCCCCACGTGGCCTCGACCCTTCCATCATCTCCTCCTTTCCCACCTTCACTTACTCTTCTTTGAAGAATCTCCACCATGGGAACGCCAATCTGGAATGTGCTGTCTGCCTATCAGAATTCTCGGATGACGACGTGCTGCGACAGCTGACAGGATGCAACCACGCGTTCCATTCAGAGTGCATCGATCTATGGTTTGAGACCCAGGCAACATGCCCCATTTGTCGACGGGATCTTGACAGACATGAGAAGCCGGAAGAAGTTAGTATTCCCATGACAGAAACTGATGGAAGGGATGAAGAGAGTCATCAGCATGAGAATTCTTCCAAAGAAGAAGATGGGAGGGGAGACGGTGATGACGTGGAGCTGGTGGTGGAGCAGTTGCTACGGTCACATTCGACGGGGCACTCACTGGTACATAGGGAAGAGAATGGAAGGTTTAGATTATCGGATGAACGACGGAGTCCGATGGGGTCGAGGAGCTCCGCTATTTTGGCTGATATGGATGCCAGGGTTGGGACTGTAAGGGTCCTCTGA
- the LOC131232998 gene encoding monooxygenase 2 isoform X1 has protein sequence MAGNSTALLFLPQSASSPSFQSLLPTRISPQKKTASRIPARRKPTSLARADLADGENVRKEDIIIVGAGIAGLATSLSLHRLGVRSLVLEQAESLRISGTSLTLFKNGWHVLDAIGVGDNLRRQFLEIQGMVIKSEDGRKLRSFTFKDESVGQEVRAVERRLLLESVANQLPADTICFSSRLADIRRTETGETLLVLDDGTRLLTKIVIGCDGIRSPVAKWMGFSEPTYVGHCAFRGLAFYPNGQPFEPKLSYIYGRGLRAGFVPISSTKVYWFICFNSPSPGPKITDPDVLKKQAQELVRNWPSELLDVIESTPDNTIIKTPLVDRWLWPGVSPSVSTGGVVLVGDAWHPMTPNLGQGACCALEDAVVLAGKLAGALGGGPQHVEEAFKEYGRERWARIFPLTARANLVGSLLQWENPVGCAIRNNIVIPKLVRLGPLLEHTNYECELLKYNA, from the exons ATGGCGGGAAATTCCACCGCTCTTCTTTTCCTTCCGCAATCTGCTTCCTCACCTTCTTTTCAATCTCTTCTCCCAACGAGAATATCCCCACAGAAAAAAACTGCTTCTCGAATCCCCGCGCGAAGAAAACCGACTTCTCTGGCTCGAGCTGATCTCGCCGATGGCGAAAACGTACGGAAGGAGGATATCATCATTGTTGGAGCTGGAATCGCTGGTCTTGCTACATCACTCTCTCTTCACAG GCTTGGCGTGCGGTCCCTGGTGCTGGAGCAGGCGGAATCACTTCGGATCAGCGGGACCTCATTGACCCTCTTCAAGAACGGTTGGCATGTGCTGGACGCCATTGGAGTGGGCGACAATCTCCGGAGACAATTTCTTGAAATTCAAGG GATGGTGATTAAATCAGAAGATGGGAGGAAGTTGCGATCATTCACATTCAAGGATGAATCTGTGGG TCAAGAAGTTCGTGCTGTGGAAAGAAGGCTGCTTTTGGAATCTGTTGCTAATCAGTTGCCAGCAGATACGATCTGTTTTTCATCAAGGCTGGCAGATATTAGAAGAACCGAAACTGGCGAAACATTATTGGTACTTGATGACGGCACAAGATTACTTACAAAG ATTGTAATTGGCTGTGATGGTATCCGGTCACCAGTTGCAAAATGGATGGGATTCTCTGAACCTACCTATGTTGGGCACTGTGCTTTCCGTGGGCTTGCTTTCTACCCCAATGGCCAGCCATTCGAACCGAAACTGAGCTACATATACGGAAGGGGCTTGCGCGCTGGTTTTGTTCCAATTTCTTCTACCAAGGTTTATTGGTTCATCTGCTTCAACAGCCCATCTCCAG GGCCAAAGATCACAGACCCAGATGTGTTGAAGAAGCAAGCTCAGGAACTAGTGAGGAACTGGCCTTCAGAGCTGTTAGATGTCATAGAGAGCACTCCAGACAACACAATCATCAAGACACCACTTGTGGACCGGTGGTTATGGCCAGGGGTGAGCCCATCAGTGTCAACTGGTGGGGTGGTGCTGGTGGGTGATGCATGGCATCCCATGACTCCCAATCTCGGGCAAGGTGCTTGTTGTGCATTGGAAGATGCTGTTGTCCTGGCCGGGAAGCTCGCGGGTGCACTCGGAGGCGGGCCGCAGCATGTCGAAGAAGCATTCAAGGAATATGGTAGAGAGAGATGGGCTCGCATTTTTCCGTTGACCGCACGTGCCAACCTCGTTGGGTCCCTTCTACAGTGGGAGAATCCAGTGGGGTGCGCCATTCGGAACAATATCGTCATCCCAAAGCTGGTGAGGCTGGGACCGTTGCTGGAGCACACGAATTACGAGTGTGAATTGCTGAAATACAATGCATGA
- the LOC131232998 gene encoding monooxygenase 2 isoform X2, with amino-acid sequence MCWTPLEWATISGDNFLKFKALCRMVIKSEDGRKLRSFTFKDESVGQEVRAVERRLLLESVANQLPADTICFSSRLADIRRTETGETLLVLDDGTRLLTKIVIGCDGIRSPVAKWMGFSEPTYVGHCAFRGLAFYPNGQPFEPKLSYIYGRGLRAGFVPISSTKVYWFICFNSPSPGPKITDPDVLKKQAQELVRNWPSELLDVIESTPDNTIIKTPLVDRWLWPGVSPSVSTGGVVLVGDAWHPMTPNLGQGACCALEDAVVLAGKLAGALGGGPQHVEEAFKEYGRERWARIFPLTARANLVGSLLQWENPVGCAIRNNIVIPKLVRLGPLLEHTNYECELLKYNA; translated from the exons ATGTGCTGGACGCCATTGGAGTGGGCGACAATCTCCGGAGACAATTTCTTGAAATTCAAGG CTTTGTGCAGGATGGTGATTAAATCAGAAGATGGGAGGAAGTTGCGATCATTCACATTCAAGGATGAATCTGTGGG TCAAGAAGTTCGTGCTGTGGAAAGAAGGCTGCTTTTGGAATCTGTTGCTAATCAGTTGCCAGCAGATACGATCTGTTTTTCATCAAGGCTGGCAGATATTAGAAGAACCGAAACTGGCGAAACATTATTGGTACTTGATGACGGCACAAGATTACTTACAAAG ATTGTAATTGGCTGTGATGGTATCCGGTCACCAGTTGCAAAATGGATGGGATTCTCTGAACCTACCTATGTTGGGCACTGTGCTTTCCGTGGGCTTGCTTTCTACCCCAATGGCCAGCCATTCGAACCGAAACTGAGCTACATATACGGAAGGGGCTTGCGCGCTGGTTTTGTTCCAATTTCTTCTACCAAGGTTTATTGGTTCATCTGCTTCAACAGCCCATCTCCAG GGCCAAAGATCACAGACCCAGATGTGTTGAAGAAGCAAGCTCAGGAACTAGTGAGGAACTGGCCTTCAGAGCTGTTAGATGTCATAGAGAGCACTCCAGACAACACAATCATCAAGACACCACTTGTGGACCGGTGGTTATGGCCAGGGGTGAGCCCATCAGTGTCAACTGGTGGGGTGGTGCTGGTGGGTGATGCATGGCATCCCATGACTCCCAATCTCGGGCAAGGTGCTTGTTGTGCATTGGAAGATGCTGTTGTCCTGGCCGGGAAGCTCGCGGGTGCACTCGGAGGCGGGCCGCAGCATGTCGAAGAAGCATTCAAGGAATATGGTAGAGAGAGATGGGCTCGCATTTTTCCGTTGACCGCACGTGCCAACCTCGTTGGGTCCCTTCTACAGTGGGAGAATCCAGTGGGGTGCGCCATTCGGAACAATATCGTCATCCCAAAGCTGGTGAGGCTGGGACCGTTGCTGGAGCACACGAATTACGAGTGTGAATTGCTGAAATACAATGCATGA